ATTGGCGTGGCCGCCGAGATAGGCGAGCTGACCTCGGTGAAGCCGCTGAGGCTATCGGTGACGCTGTCGGGCCGTCCTGGACACCTCACAGACGGACACTCGGGACCTCGGGGGATCTCTGTGTACTGCCGAGCTCACCGGTCACGGAGTAGACCTCGTCCGAATGGAAGGCGGGATCACTGCCACCGGAGTGAGCTAGGAGGCTGTCGGTCGCTCGAGCGACTCCTCCCAGAACTCCGACCCCACAATGGTTGCGCCTGTGACGCGGAGGTTCAGCGGGAAATCCACGCTCCCCGCGACATAAATCGAGCGAGTCTCGTCGTGCGCGATGCCTGAAACTACTGTGCCCCCGTCCCACGGCGGCCTTGCCGCACCCTCGAACGGCGACGTCGAGTAACCGATGTAGGTCCGCGCCCCCACAATGCCGGACCGCGGGGGGAGGATGTTTATCCGAGCATCGGTGAGGTCGTGACCGCGCCACGTGATGTCGATGCGGAAGTTCACACCCTCGCGGTGAATTGACACGACCGCGACTGGGGTCGGCAGGGCTCGCGGGGTCTCAGACAAGGCGGACTCGAGTTCACGGGCGCCCCCCTCCACGAGATGCACTCGAGGGGTACGTGGGGTGCCATCCCGATCCTGGGGATGTGCGTGCGTTGCGATGAGCGCAGACCGAAAATCCACAATCTCTCGATACGCCTGTTCGCGTGGTCGCGTCTTGTCCAAGATCGTGATGGTCCGGCGTTCATCGGCATTCAACCAGTCACGGATCATGGAGTTGATGTGTGGGTCACTGAACGAATAGCCCACAACCACGAGATGGTCAGCGCGGTTCAGCGCCACCCGTGCCGCTGCATTCAACAGCAGGGTGGGCCCATCCGTCGCGAGTTTCTCGCGATCACCAACCACGATCCACGGAGTCGCCCGTATGTTGCGGCCAGGCTTGTCGACTTCACCGGGAGCCACAATTTCTAGTGTGGGAGAGGCGAGAAGCGCTTGAAACCCATGCGGCCGTTCCGTTTCTCGCCAGTCGAGTGATCCGTGCAGTTTGAGCAGGTTAAGCGTTCCATCCACCTGGTCGAAATCGAGCGGCTGTCCCGGGCGCCAACCTTCAATTCCTCGATTGACGTTCACGCCCAATGCCGTCGCGGCAGTCTCCACGGTCAGGTCGTAGTTCAGAGTCATCACGTCCAACCCCCGCGCCTGTGTTTCCGCTATACGAATGAGCGGCTGCAGGTAGGAGACGTCGTATGGCGGGCTGAGCAAGTCGACCAACGTACGGAGGATGAACGATTCTGCGTCGGCGAAAGGCTCGCCGAGGTCAGGCTTGATGGCAGCGCGAGCAATGCGCGCGATATCGCGAGCGACTGCGTCTCCGTGGACGAAGGAGGACCCTCCCAACGCCTTCTCGATGCTCTCCACGACAGCGGTTCCGGATCGAGACGGCAGGGCTTCGCTTGCAAAGTCCGAAAGCGCGGGAGACCA
The DNA window shown above is from Microbacterium proteolyticum and carries:
- a CDS encoding SIR2 family protein; its protein translation is MESIEKALGGSSFVHGDAVARDIARIARAAIKPDLGEPFADAESFILRTLVDLLSPPYDVSYLQPLIRIAETQARGLDVMTLNYDLTVETAATALGVNVNRGIEGWRPGQPLDFDQVDGTLNLLKLHGSLDWRETERPHGFQALLASPTLEIVAPGEVDKPGRNIRATPWIVVGDREKLATDGPTLLLNAAARVALNRADHLVVVGYSFSDPHINSMIRDWLNADERRTITILDKTRPREQAYREIVDFRSALIATHAHPQDRDGTPRTPRVHLVEGGARELESALSETPRALPTPVAVVSIHREGVNFRIDITWRGHDLTDARINILPPRSGIVGARTYIGYSTSPFEGAARPPWDGGTVVSGIAHDETRSIYVAGSVDFPLNLRVTGATIVGSEFWEESLERPTAS